A genomic segment from Comamonas terrigena NBRC 13299 encodes:
- a CDS encoding GntR family transcriptional regulator — protein sequence MSHSPALFTPRALYVEVAEQLRQRIFQRALEPGSWIDELKIAEEFGISRTPLREALKVLAAEGLVTMKPRRGAYVTEVSETDLKDVYHLLSLLESDAAGVVATLATPAQLAELQALHDELEAAVDDAEHFFAVNERFHMALLTVANNRWRNQVVDDLRKVMKLNRHQSLFKTGRIHDSLQEHRNILQALHQRDSEGARRAMQLHFRNGLRAAA from the coding sequence ATGTCCCATTCCCCTGCCCTGTTTACTCCCCGTGCTCTGTATGTTGAAGTTGCCGAACAATTGCGGCAGCGCATTTTTCAACGTGCGCTGGAACCCGGCAGCTGGATCGATGAGCTCAAGATCGCCGAGGAATTCGGCATCAGCCGCACGCCGCTGCGCGAAGCGTTGAAAGTGCTGGCCGCCGAAGGCCTGGTGACCATGAAGCCTCGCCGCGGCGCCTATGTGACCGAGGTCTCGGAGACCGATCTCAAGGACGTGTACCACCTGCTCTCCTTGTTGGAGAGCGATGCGGCCGGCGTGGTTGCGACCCTGGCCACCCCTGCCCAGCTGGCAGAGCTGCAGGCCTTGCACGATGAGCTGGAGGCCGCTGTCGACGATGCGGAGCACTTCTTTGCCGTCAACGAGCGTTTTCATATGGCCTTGCTCACTGTGGCCAACAACCGCTGGCGCAACCAGGTGGTGGATGACCTGCGCAAGGTGATGAAACTCAACCGCCACCAGTCCCTGTTTAAGACCGGCCGCATCCACGACAGCCTGCAGGAGCACCGCAACATTCTCCAGGCCTTGCACCAACGCGACAGCGAAGGTGCGCGCCGGGCCATGCAGCTGCATTTCCGCAACGGTCTGCGCGCCGCCGCCTGA
- a CDS encoding DMT family transporter, whose protein sequence is MSHPPSKPVAYFCLGLSMTMVGCYVALTKPLVAAIPVFLLAWLRFGIAAVAMAPWLRKTGVEVPMTRQTRGLLFLESFFGNFLFTLCMITGVSLTSAVSAGVIMAAIPAAVAVFSWIFLKEKANARTWWAIALAVAGIALLALAPGHPGAHGADADSSSLSTEGSRSLIGHLLLVAAVLCEASYAVIGKKLTAALPPKRITAIINLWGLALSTPMGIYMALQFDFAAVASGMWWLLLLYALAASMWTVWLWMTGLRTVPASQSGIFTVLLPVSAALTGVLLLGESLQPLQLLALGIALASVLVATVPVPGRAASVPAAK, encoded by the coding sequence ATGTCCCATCCGCCTTCCAAACCTGTGGCCTATTTCTGTCTGGGCCTGAGCATGACCATGGTGGGCTGCTATGTGGCACTGACCAAACCGCTGGTGGCAGCCATCCCTGTGTTCTTGCTGGCCTGGCTGCGTTTCGGGATTGCCGCCGTGGCCATGGCGCCGTGGCTGCGCAAGACCGGGGTGGAAGTGCCGATGACCCGCCAGACGCGCGGACTGCTGTTCCTGGAGTCTTTTTTCGGCAATTTTTTGTTCACGCTGTGCATGATCACCGGCGTCAGCCTGACCAGTGCCGTGTCGGCCGGCGTCATCATGGCGGCCATCCCGGCAGCTGTGGCCGTGTTCAGCTGGATCTTTCTGAAGGAAAAAGCCAACGCCCGCACCTGGTGGGCAATTGCACTGGCGGTGGCCGGCATTGCCTTGCTGGCACTTGCACCCGGCCACCCGGGTGCACATGGCGCGGACGCTGATAGCAGCAGCCTGTCCACGGAAGGCAGCCGCAGCCTGATCGGGCATCTGCTGCTGGTTGCCGCGGTGCTGTGCGAGGCCTCATATGCCGTCATCGGCAAAAAACTCACGGCGGCACTACCACCCAAGCGCATCACGGCCATCATCAATCTGTGGGGTCTGGCGCTGTCCACGCCCATGGGCATCTATATGGCGCTGCAGTTTGACTTTGCTGCCGTGGCCAGCGGCATGTGGTGGCTGTTGCTGCTGTACGCGCTGGCTGCCAGCATGTGGACCGTGTGGCTGTGGATGACGGGGCTGCGCACCGTGCCCGCCTCGCAAAGCGGTATTTTCACCGTGCTGCTGCCGGTGAGTGCCGCCCTCACCGGGGTGCTGCTGCTGGGTGAATCGCTGCAGCCGCTGCAGTTGTTGGCCCTGGGTATTGCACTGGCCAGCGTGTTGGTGGCCACGGTGCCCGTACCCGGGCGCGCGGCCAGTGTGCCGGCCGCCAAATAG
- a CDS encoding sensor domain-containing diguanylate cyclase, whose amino-acid sequence MLSNFFLLQGQPEHLLHVRHDSLLVILSIAVAIAASVLALYLVQAGMHAPGRFQRQVALLCGCGTLGLGIWSMHFIGMLALELPVDVHYHLGVTLASMLPGLFASWLALRHLLAPQSSLLRLLAAGVVVGMGIALMHYSGMSAMHMSADLRYDPWLFAASLAVAILMAVSALVLWNRMVHRSHSPILQRLVLPSVVLGGAITGMHYISMSAARFVGNTVQPGLDDTSFSHGLALLVIGICAVMFGLMALASAALRYRGLWLQVQRSESRLQTMASTAVDAVITIDGQGLVQSFNPAAERIFGWKASDIIGRNLKLLMPSALAEQHDGYLERYHQNGERRIVGTGREVLGMHKDGRHIPLRLSIGQADTPDGPVFVGFAYDLTERKRTEAQLRIAASVFDHTCEGIAIIDANHLVVETNPAFVHLTGLSRAECVHTPFDALYQGAKPAINMPAIWQAVTANGNWQGEVVLPRADGSDWTQRLSLTAVLNEHKRLTHYVAVISDVSLHPRAQLALEHKALYDSVTGLPNELLLIEHIAHAIPSAKRNSTQLAVISIDFDHFHRINEIHGRSVGDELLEKVAYRIRGYLRGEDTLARGRSDELVVVLAGLKDEEGLHIMCNRLIGALQLPVELSSIVIQVSASCGWALYPRQGHTAATLLAAARLAQHPVRPAGSGITPAPATE is encoded by the coding sequence TTGCTTTCGAATTTCTTTTTGCTGCAAGGCCAGCCGGAGCATTTGCTGCATGTGCGGCATGACTCTTTGCTGGTGATTCTGTCGATTGCCGTGGCGATTGCCGCCTCGGTGCTGGCGCTGTACTTGGTGCAGGCCGGCATGCATGCTCCGGGTCGCTTCCAACGGCAGGTGGCACTGCTGTGCGGCTGCGGCACGCTGGGCCTGGGCATCTGGTCCATGCATTTCATCGGCATGCTGGCCCTGGAGCTGCCGGTGGATGTGCACTACCACCTGGGCGTGACCCTGGCATCCATGCTCCCCGGGCTGTTTGCGTCCTGGCTGGCGCTGCGCCACCTGCTGGCCCCGCAGTCCAGCCTGCTCCGGCTGCTGGCGGCCGGCGTGGTGGTTGGGATGGGCATTGCGCTGATGCACTACAGCGGCATGTCGGCCATGCACATGTCCGCCGATCTGCGCTACGACCCCTGGCTGTTCGCCGCTTCGCTGGCCGTTGCCATACTCATGGCAGTGAGTGCACTGGTGCTATGGAACCGCATGGTCCATCGCAGCCACAGCCCCATCTTGCAGCGGCTGGTCCTGCCGTCGGTGGTGCTGGGGGGGGCCATCACGGGCATGCACTACATCTCCATGTCGGCAGCCCGCTTTGTGGGGAACACCGTGCAGCCGGGCCTGGACGATACCAGCTTCAGCCATGGCCTGGCCTTGCTGGTCATCGGTATCTGCGCAGTGATGTTCGGCCTGATGGCACTGGCCAGTGCTGCATTGCGTTACCGCGGTCTGTGGCTGCAGGTGCAGCGCAGCGAGTCACGTCTGCAGACCATGGCCAGCACCGCAGTGGATGCCGTCATCACCATCGATGGCCAGGGTCTGGTGCAAAGCTTCAACCCCGCTGCCGAACGGATCTTCGGCTGGAAAGCCAGCGACATCATCGGCCGCAATCTGAAGCTGCTGATGCCCTCCGCTCTGGCGGAACAACACGATGGCTATCTGGAACGCTATCACCAGAACGGTGAGCGGCGCATCGTCGGCACCGGCCGCGAAGTGCTGGGCATGCACAAGGATGGACGCCATATCCCGCTGCGCCTGTCCATCGGCCAGGCCGATACCCCGGACGGGCCGGTCTTTGTGGGCTTTGCCTATGACCTGACCGAGCGCAAACGCACCGAGGCACAGCTGCGCATTGCCGCCAGCGTGTTTGACCACACCTGCGAAGGCATTGCCATCATTGACGCCAACCACCTGGTAGTGGAAACCAATCCGGCCTTTGTCCATCTGACCGGCTTGTCGCGCGCAGAATGTGTACACACGCCGTTCGATGCGCTGTACCAGGGTGCCAAGCCGGCCATTAATATGCCGGCCATCTGGCAGGCGGTCACAGCCAATGGCAACTGGCAAGGTGAAGTCGTTCTGCCCCGCGCCGATGGCAGTGACTGGACGCAGCGCCTGTCCTTGACCGCGGTGCTCAATGAGCACAAGCGCCTGACACACTATGTGGCGGTGATCAGCGATGTCAGCCTCCACCCCCGCGCCCAGCTGGCGCTGGAACACAAAGCCCTTTATGACAGCGTGACCGGTCTGCCCAATGAATTGCTGCTGATCGAGCACATCGCCCACGCCATCCCTTCGGCCAAACGCAATAGCACGCAGCTGGCAGTGATCAGCATCGATTTCGACCATTTCCACCGCATCAATGAAATTCATGGGCGCAGTGTGGGGGACGAGCTGCTGGAAAAGGTGGCCTACCGCATCCGCGGCTACCTGCGTGGCGAAGACACGCTGGCACGGGGGCGCAGTGATGAGCTGGTCGTGGTGCTGGCAGGGCTGAAGGATGAGGAAGGGCTGCACATCATGTGCAACCGCCTGATCGGTGCACTGCAGCTGCCTGTGGAACTGTCGTCCATCGTGATCCAGGTGTCCGCCAGCTGTGGCTGGGCGCTTTACCCGCGCCAGGGGCACACGGCGGCCACTCTGCTGGCTGCTGCCCGCCTCGCACAACACCCGGTCAGGCCCGCGGGCAGTGGCATCACGCCCGCCCCGGCGACAGAATAG
- the gloA gene encoding lactoylglutathione lyase, which translates to MRFLHTMLRVGNLQRSIDFYTNVIGMQLIRTSENPEYKYSLAFLGFEGGNPGQAEIELTYNWGTESYDHGNAYGHIALGVPDAYAACEKIKAAGGNVTREAGPVKGGSTVIAFVTDPDGYKIELIERKDDQGEGTGLR; encoded by the coding sequence ATGCGATTCCTCCACACGATGCTGCGCGTGGGCAACCTCCAGCGCTCGATTGACTTCTACACCAACGTGATCGGCATGCAGCTGATCCGCACCTCGGAAAACCCCGAGTACAAGTATTCGCTGGCCTTTCTGGGCTTTGAAGGCGGCAACCCGGGTCAGGCCGAGATCGAGCTGACCTACAACTGGGGCACCGAAAGCTACGACCATGGCAATGCCTACGGTCACATCGCGCTGGGCGTGCCCGACGCCTATGCCGCCTGCGAAAAGATCAAGGCTGCCGGTGGTAACGTGACACGTGAAGCAGGCCCGGTCAAGGGCGGCAGCACCGTGATTGCCTTTGTGACGGATCCCGATGGCTACAAGATCGAACTGATCGAGCGCAAGGACGACCAAGGCGAGGGCACCGGCCTGCGCTGA
- the tsaA gene encoding tRNA (N6-threonylcarbamoyladenosine(37)-N6)-methyltransferase TrmO gives MTAPDTLSYPITLQPIGFVRSPFHSPQGMPIQTVVAANVPGQLELLAHYQPGLRDIEGFEFLMLITHLHQAVEKLEVVPFMDDHSHGVFATRAPARPNRLGLSIVRLERVQQGCLHFTGNDMLDGTPVLDIKPYVPALDVRHTERIGWFQHGLQRLPTAQSDDRMR, from the coding sequence ATGACCGCTCCTGACACGCTTTCCTACCCCATCACTCTGCAGCCCATCGGCTTTGTGCGCAGCCCCTTTCACAGCCCTCAGGGCATGCCCATCCAGACCGTGGTGGCGGCCAATGTCCCAGGGCAACTGGAGCTGCTGGCGCACTACCAGCCCGGCCTGCGCGACATCGAAGGCTTTGAGTTCCTGATGCTCATCACCCATCTGCACCAGGCAGTCGAAAAACTAGAGGTCGTGCCTTTCATGGATGACCACAGCCACGGCGTCTTTGCCACACGGGCGCCGGCACGCCCCAACCGGCTGGGACTGTCCATCGTGCGCCTGGAACGCGTGCAGCAAGGCTGCCTACATTTCACCGGCAACGACATGCTGGATGGCACGCCGGTGCTGGACATCAAACCCTACGTGCCGGCTTTGGATGTGCGCCATACCGAACGCATTGGCTGGTTCCAGCACGGGCTGCAACGGCTGCCGACGGCGCAGTCGGACGATCGCATGCGCTGA
- a CDS encoding alpha/beta fold hydrolase produces the protein MPYLPLTASNQPGLHLYYQDVGDGPPVVLIHGWPLSSRSWEAQVMPLVEAGYRVISYDRRGFGASGQPWEGYDYDTLAQDLHTLITALELKGATLVGFSMGGGEVARYVATYGTAQVAKAVFAAAVPPCLFKKADNPDGLRTDKDIADRERTVRADRLAFLDEFTQKFFTPKGGELLVSEAQRQYAKLIAAMASPKATHDCIGAFSRTDFRDDLAQFRIPTLVLHGDSDQIVPLEASGARTHQAIPGSKLHVIQGGPHGCNLSHAKEFNQVLLDFLKS, from the coding sequence ATGCCGTATCTGCCTCTTACCGCTTCCAACCAGCCCGGCTTGCACCTGTACTACCAGGATGTCGGTGATGGCCCGCCTGTGGTGCTGATCCACGGCTGGCCACTGAGCAGCCGCAGTTGGGAAGCCCAGGTGATGCCGCTGGTCGAGGCCGGCTACCGTGTCATCAGCTATGACCGGCGCGGCTTCGGCGCTTCGGGCCAGCCCTGGGAAGGCTATGACTACGACACGCTGGCCCAGGACCTGCACACGCTGATCACCGCACTGGAGCTCAAGGGCGCCACGCTGGTGGGCTTTTCCATGGGCGGCGGCGAAGTGGCCCGCTACGTGGCCACCTATGGTACGGCACAGGTGGCGAAGGCCGTGTTTGCGGCGGCCGTGCCGCCCTGCCTGTTCAAGAAGGCCGACAACCCCGACGGCCTGCGCACCGACAAGGACATTGCTGACCGCGAGCGCACCGTGCGCGCCGACCGCCTGGCGTTTCTGGATGAATTCACGCAGAAATTCTTCACCCCCAAGGGCGGTGAGTTGCTGGTCAGCGAAGCCCAGCGCCAATACGCCAAACTGATTGCCGCCATGGCTTCGCCCAAGGCCACGCACGACTGCATTGGCGCCTTCTCGCGCACCGATTTTCGGGACGATCTAGCCCAGTTCCGCATTCCCACGCTGGTACTGCACGGAGACAGCGACCAGATCGTTCCGCTGGAAGCCAGCGGTGCACGCACGCATCAGGCCATCCCAGGCAGCAAGCTGCATGTGATCCAGGGCGGGCCGCATGGCTGCAACCTCTCACACGCCAAGGAATTCAACCAGGTGCTACTGGACTTTCTGAAAAGCTAG
- a CDS encoding PsiF family protein produces MKNCIVLSALVLAASLASAADKAPTAQQNLMGTCNTEAAGKKGDERKEFMKSCLSDGKKRQQERMKSCNADATGKKGDERKAFMSECLKK; encoded by the coding sequence ATGAAAAACTGCATCGTTCTGTCCGCACTGGTTCTGGCTGCTTCGCTGGCATCTGCTGCCGACAAGGCTCCCACAGCCCAGCAAAACCTGATGGGCACCTGCAATACCGAAGCCGCTGGCAAGAAGGGTGATGAACGCAAGGAGTTCATGAAGTCCTGCCTGTCCGACGGCAAGAAGCGCCAGCAGGAACGCATGAAGTCCTGCAATGCCGACGCCACCGGCAAGAAGGGCGACGAACGCAAGGCCTTCATGAGCGAATGCCTGAAGAAGTAA
- a CDS encoding methyl-accepting chemotaxis protein, whose amino-acid sequence MKFSKLNIGARLGLGFAVVLAFAVVITGIGMWQMHSVGKATQRMLEESLTKERLISDWSKFVTVGVTRTTAIAKSSDASLVPFFAAEAAASSKNAVELLNQFEKRISMPAEREILDKILEIRKAYLATRDKVGKLKAEGLTSEADAALANDYAPVAQAYLQQLEKLLSLQRSSLDANAAEVQAIENTSQTYFVILAVLALAIGAVSAWRLTQGITAPLRNAVTVARRVADGDLSTDIRVTGTDETGQLLQALHDMNASLGRLVGQVRQGTDSIATASSQIASGNHDLSSRTEEQASSLQQTAASMEQLTSTVKQNADNASQANQLALSASDVAVKGGLVVSQVVETMGAISTSSKKIADIIGVIDGIAFQTNILALNAAVEAARAGEQGRGFAVVASEVRSLAGRSAEAAKEIKQLIQASVDKVEEGSLQVSQAGQTMDEIVSSVQRVTDIMGEITAASQEQTSGIEQINRAVAEMDLVTQQNAALVEESTAAAQSMQQQTGDLSQMVSVFRLKHA is encoded by the coding sequence ATGAAGTTTTCCAAGCTCAACATTGGTGCCCGTCTGGGCCTGGGCTTTGCCGTGGTGCTGGCGTTTGCCGTGGTAATCACCGGCATCGGCATGTGGCAGATGCACTCCGTGGGCAAAGCCACGCAGCGGATGCTGGAAGAGTCCTTGACCAAGGAACGCCTGATCAGCGACTGGAGCAAATTTGTCACGGTGGGGGTGACGCGCACCACGGCCATCGCCAAGAGCAGCGACGCCAGCCTGGTGCCTTTCTTTGCGGCGGAGGCCGCTGCCTCCTCCAAGAACGCGGTGGAGCTGCTGAATCAGTTTGAAAAGCGCATCTCCATGCCGGCCGAGCGAGAGATCCTGGACAAGATTCTGGAGATCCGCAAAGCCTATCTGGCCACGCGCGACAAAGTGGGCAAGCTCAAGGCCGAAGGCCTGACCAGCGAGGCGGATGCAGCTTTGGCGAATGACTACGCGCCGGTGGCCCAGGCCTATCTGCAGCAGCTCGAAAAGCTGCTGAGCCTGCAGCGCTCCAGCCTGGACGCCAATGCGGCCGAAGTGCAGGCCATTGAAAACACCAGCCAGACCTATTTCGTGATTCTGGCCGTGCTGGCCCTGGCCATTGGCGCCGTGAGCGCCTGGCGCCTGACGCAGGGCATCACCGCCCCGCTGCGCAATGCCGTCACCGTGGCCCGCCGTGTGGCCGATGGCGACCTGAGCACCGACATCCGCGTGACTGGCACCGATGAGACCGGCCAACTGCTGCAGGCCCTGCACGACATGAATGCCAGCCTGGGCCGTCTGGTCGGCCAGGTGCGCCAGGGCACCGACAGCATTGCCACCGCATCCAGCCAGATTGCTTCGGGCAACCACGATCTGTCTTCGCGCACCGAAGAGCAAGCCAGTTCGCTGCAGCAGACGGCCGCCTCGATGGAGCAACTGACGTCGACCGTCAAGCAAAACGCCGACAACGCCAGCCAGGCCAACCAGCTGGCCCTGTCCGCCTCGGACGTGGCCGTCAAGGGCGGTCTGGTGGTGTCGCAGGTGGTGGAGACCATGGGCGCCATCAGCACCTCGTCCAAGAAGATTGCCGACATCATCGGCGTGATCGATGGCATTGCCTTCCAGACCAATATCCTGGCCCTGAACGCCGCCGTGGAAGCAGCCCGTGCGGGTGAGCAAGGCCGTGGCTTTGCGGTGGTGGCATCCGAAGTGCGCTCGCTGGCCGGGCGCAGTGCCGAAGCGGCCAAGGAAATCAAGCAACTGATACAGGCTTCGGTGGACAAGGTCGAGGAAGGCAGCCTGCAGGTCAGCCAGGCCGGCCAGACCATGGACGAGATCGTCAGCAGCGTGCAGCGTGTGACCGACATCATGGGCGAGATCACTGCGGCCAGCCAGGAGCAGACCTCCGGTATCGAGCAGATCAACCGCGCCGTAGCCGAAATGGATCTGGTGACCCAGCAGAACGCGGCCCTGGTGGAGGAGTCCACCGCAGCTGCGCAGTCCATGCAGCAGCAGACCGGCGATCTGTCGCAGATGGTCAGCGTGTTCCGCCTGAAACACGCCTGA
- a CDS encoding methyl-accepting chemotaxis protein, with the protein MNFSKFNIGARLGLGFAVVLAFAVVITAIGMWQLHSVGKATQQMMQEPLTKERLISDWNSNVSVAVARTTAIAKSSDASLVPFLAADAAATAKGTADVLKQIEPLISLPAEREIMDKIMAIRKTYIASRDKVSQLKAEGLSEEAEATLVNAFVPAAQGYLKLLSELLSLQRSGLDAKAAEVQAIENTSQTYFVILAVLALAIGAVSAWRLTQGITAPLRNAVTVARRVADGDLSTDIRVTGTDETGQLLQALHDMNASLGRLVGQVRQGTDSIATASSQIASGNHDLSSRTEEQASSLQQTAASMEQLTSTVKQNADNASQANQLALSASDVAVKGGLVVSQVVETMGAISTSSKKIADIIGVIDGIAFQTNILALNAAVEAARAGEQGRGFAVVASEVRSLAGRSAEAAKEIKQLIQASVDKVEEGSLQVSQAGQTMDEIVSSVQRVTDIMGEITAASQEQTSGIEQINRAVAEMDLVTQQNAALVEESTAAAQSMQQQTGDLSQMVSVFRLKHA; encoded by the coding sequence ATGAATTTTTCCAAGTTCAATATCGGTGCCCGCCTGGGCCTGGGCTTTGCCGTGGTGCTGGCATTTGCCGTGGTGATCACGGCCATCGGCATGTGGCAGTTGCACTCCGTGGGCAAAGCCACGCAGCAGATGATGCAGGAGCCGCTGACCAAGGAGCGCCTGATCAGTGACTGGAACAGCAATGTCAGCGTGGCGGTGGCCCGCACCACGGCCATTGCCAAGAGCAGCGATGCCAGCCTGGTGCCCTTCCTGGCTGCCGATGCCGCCGCCACGGCCAAGGGTACGGCCGACGTGCTCAAGCAGATCGAGCCTTTGATCTCCCTGCCGGCCGAGCGCGAGATCATGGACAAGATCATGGCCATCCGCAAAACCTATATCGCCAGCCGCGACAAGGTCAGCCAGCTCAAGGCCGAGGGGCTGTCGGAGGAAGCCGAAGCCACGCTGGTCAATGCCTTTGTGCCTGCTGCACAAGGCTATCTGAAGCTGCTGAGCGAGTTGCTGAGTCTGCAGCGCTCCGGTCTGGACGCCAAGGCCGCCGAAGTGCAGGCCATTGAAAACACCAGCCAGACCTATTTCGTGATTCTGGCCGTGCTGGCCCTGGCCATTGGCGCCGTGAGCGCCTGGCGCCTGACGCAGGGCATCACCGCCCCGCTGCGCAATGCCGTCACCGTGGCCCGCCGTGTGGCCGATGGCGACCTGAGCACCGACATCCGCGTGACCGGCACCGATGAGACCGGCCAGCTGCTGCAGGCCCTGCACGACATGAACGCCAGCCTGGGCCGCCTGGTCGGCCAGGTGCGCCAGGGCACCGACAGCATTGCCACCGCATCCAGCCAGATTGCTTCGGGCAACCACGATCTGTCTTCGCGCACCGAAGAACAAGCCAGCTCGCTGCAGCAGACGGCCGCCTCGATGGAGCAGCTGACGTCGACCGTCAAGCAAAACGCCGACAACGCCAGCCAGGCCAACCAGCTGGCCCTGTCCGCCTCGGACGTGGCCGTCAAGGGCGGTCTGGTGGTGTCGCAGGTGGTGGAGACCATGGGTGCCATCAGCACCTCGTCCAAGAAGATTGCCGACATCATCGGCGTGATCGATGGCATTGCTTTCCAGACCAATATCCTGGCCCTGAACGCCGCCGTGGAAGCGGCCCGTGCGGGCGAGCAAGGCCGTGGCTTTGCGGTGGTGGCATCCGAAGTGCGCTCGCTGGCCGGGCGCAGTGCCGAAGCGGCCAAGGAAATCAAGCAACTGATCCAGGCCTCGGTGGACAAGGTCGAGGAAGGCAGCCTGCAGGTCAGCCAGGCCGGCCAGACCATGGACGAGATCGTCAGCAGCGTGCAGCGCGTGACCGACATCATGGGCGAGATCACTGCGGCCAGCCAGGAGCAGACCTCCGGTATCGAGCAGATCAACCGCGCCGTGGCCGAAATGGATCTGGTGACCCAGCAGAACGCGGCCCTGGTGGAAGAGTCCACCGCAGCCGCGCAGTCCATGCAGCAGCAGACCGGCGATCTGTCGCAGATGGTCAGCGTGTTCCGCCTGAAACACGCCTGA
- a CDS encoding Lrp/AsnC family transcriptional regulator: MDALDRKILAVLQTNARASLQEVGQAVGLSASPCWSRIKRMEEAGVIEGYTVRLNPQALGLADTVLVMVTLDSHSDNTLEKFGEVLATIPEVVEAHLVSGEYDYLLRVVVKDTRDYERLLREKLYKIKGIRHSQSSFVLRTLKRSDLPLGV; the protein is encoded by the coding sequence ATGGATGCTTTGGATCGAAAAATTCTGGCGGTATTGCAAACCAATGCACGCGCGAGCCTGCAGGAGGTGGGGCAGGCCGTCGGGCTGAGCGCTTCGCCATGCTGGAGCCGCATCAAGCGCATGGAGGAGGCTGGCGTGATCGAGGGCTACACCGTGCGCCTGAACCCCCAGGCGCTGGGTCTGGCCGACACGGTGCTGGTGATGGTCACGCTGGACAGCCATTCCGACAATACGCTGGAAAAATTTGGCGAAGTGCTGGCAACCATTCCCGAAGTGGTGGAAGCGCACCTGGTGTCTGGTGAGTACGACTATCTGCTGCGCGTTGTGGTCAAGGACACCCGCGATTACGAGCGTCTGCTGCGCGAAAAGCTCTACAAGATCAAAGGCATACGCCACAGCCAGTCCAGCTTTGTGCTGCGTACGCTCAAGCGCTCCGACCTGCCCTTGGGCGTGTGA